TCTTCTAGAAGCTTCTTGTGCTCCTGCACCAGGCGAGACGTGTTCTGCTGGTCTTTCTCGTCCTGATCGAGCTCGGCTATCAGCTCATTCCTacagggaggaagggagggagagagagagagagagagtcagagagagacagagagagagatttgagtGGTTTAGTCAGGGAACAGAGAAAGGTACTCTCTCATCATTATACACTGCTGCATCATTTGGAAGAAACAGAGACACTTTCCAAGCCTGACATTAACGAAAACTCGCAAAACATGTGCGACTGCAGTTCAGTGAGCAGAGCGTGTGAAAAcgcgcccacacacacacgcgctcacacacacacgcgctcacacacacacgcgctcacacacacacgcgctcacacacacacgcgctcacacacacacgcgctcacacacacacgcgctcacacacacacgcgctcacacacacacgctcacacacacacacgctcacacacacacgctcacacacacacgctcacacacacacgctcacacacacacgctcacacacacacgctcacacacacacacacgctcacacacacacacgctcacacacacacacacgctcacacacacacacacgctcacacacacacacacgctcacacacacacacacgctcacacacacacacacgctcacacacacacacgctcacacacacacacgctcacgcaGCGGATTCCAAATTCAAATCATTCTCTATAAATACAGCCTGAGCCAGTTCGTCTTAGCTGTGCCAGCTGCTGCACTCGTGCCTGCTTAAAGACTTGTGGAGGAGGtctgtttgtgcaagtgtgtgtgtatatatatatattctatccAGTCCTGACTCCTAACATTAGCGAAGCCTTTGTTCTCATGCCTCTGAGCTTAAATGTGGTCCACGAGGCTTTACTCTTTTTCTCCTAGTCGCTGATTTCCAATCAAAATGCGAATGACACGAAGATGTGCTAAGAAAGCTGCCTTCATGATCCATATCAACTACAACcctagcatgtgtgtgtgtgtgtgatgccatTATTCAGAACTCACTTCCTTTGGATGAGCAGAGCGATCTCCGTCTGCACTTTCAGGTACTCCTGCGCCATCTTACAGTGCTGCTCGAACACCGCCATCGACTCCTTGGAGTTCGGACATGGAGCGAGTGGCtgcaaaataaacataaaaaacaacacacacacgggcCAATTAATCGGCTTCACAGCTTAAATCTCTTTGGGGTGCAATGCAagacgtatatatatatatatgtatatttatattttgcgGTGTGTGTGCAAAAAACTCCGCCGCAGATTAGTGCAGCATTTGCCACTACGTATTCATGAGAACATTTCACAGTGTAAATAGCATCGTTTTGGAGAGACGAGCTAAAGCTAACGAGCTGTAATCCAGACTTGATTGAATTCGAAGCCTTCTTTTTCCATGCTACTGCCGAGGCGaggcgaggaggaggaggaggaggcgacTGATTGTGAGCGCCGGAAAAGTGGCACTGTTTAATTTAAAGGAAAATGAGAAGTTTTTCCAGTCTTGCTCCGCTTAAtggtttttttcccccgtctaaatgagctcatgtatgtCTTGTGTATAATTAGCTGATGACTTGAATCTAGTGTGTTAAGACGAAAGCATTAAACAGTGCAGTGTTGATGTAGTAAAGTGACAACACTATGTGATTACAGTACTTGACTACTCGAGCGTTTTATATGTTCATTAGCCTCACACACAACCCGGGTTTGATGCTTTAGCACGGAAATAAAGCAGAGAGCTACCCAACAAGCCTGTCTATATTGAAGAGAGAAATAAGACGAGATTGCTATGGTAGGATCGGTTTGGGGAGACGGAAGCAGAACAGACAGCTGCCAAGAGGTAAACGCAGTTATTTTTATACTCTTCAGCACCAGGAATCAATATTAGGGATCCACACTGACGATGATTTTTGTTTAGGTTTCAGAAGGAGAGACACAGTAAGACGTTGCTTGTGTCTAAACATGCTGCAGCTCTTCCTCTATATAGTTCCCAGAGCAGGTTTTGCGGTCTGCTTTGCATGGATGATCTAATTTGATTCATGAGGGACgagtgtgtacctgtaactGGTGATCCAGTGTCAGATAAGCCATGGGGATGGAGTTATCAGAGCCGTTAGTGTCTaccaaacagagaaaaagacaaatatatTCAGTTATAAACCGCTCATTCTCATTCATTATGGTTAACTCTGATTAAAGTCTATATATAatatctacactgatcaggcataacattatgaccactgagaggtgccgtgaataagactgatgatcctcatcatggcacctgttagtgggtgggatatattgggcagcaggtgaacattttgtcctcaaagttgatgtgttagaagcaggaaaaatggacaagcgtaaggatttgagcgggtttgaccaaattgtgatggctagaccactggatcagaacatctccaaaactgcagctcttgtggggtgttcccggtctgcagtggtcagtatctatcaaaagtggtccaaagaaggaacagtggtgaaccggagacagggtcatgggggggtcaaggctcattgatgcacgtggggagcgaagactggcccgtgtgatccgatccaacagacgagctactgttgctcaaactgctgaagaagttaatgctagttctgatagaaaggggtcagaatacacagtgcaggacgggtcagggctgttttggcagcaacacaatattaggcaggtggtcataatgttatgcctgaataTTAAACGTGTTTGTGGTTAATCTGTCATCGTTTGCTGCGAGTCACCCCGCATATCCACAGGCGGTCTGTAAATAAACCCGGCTCACCATCGTTAAttagagagagtgaaagagagactaGAGTGATGATGGGGCTTACGTAATGTCTGCAACCCTGCTAGAGCTGCTGTGCTGAAAGATCACTaatcactcacatattcacacacaaataccaaaACCTCTAGATATCCTAAtattcagtgtgttcctgtacagacagaggagtgtgtgtgtgtgtcaggtgtgtagGTACCTGTAGGGTCATCGGGAGAGAAGTTGTAGCATCTGTTCTTGTCGGGTGTGATCCTTATGCTGGGACTAGACGACCTGCTGCTGTTCCGGCTGTCCTGAAAATCGTCAGATAACCAAAATGATTACAGAGCGTTCATCAGGATgactttttaatgatttattgcagACTCTTATCCAGGCATGTTCTGTATTAAACTTCGGATATGACAGGTTTAAACAGAAACGCACCGAATGCAACTAATCACAACTCTTCACGTCTGCATGTCTACACCTCAGGTACAAGGCACATATCGAACATCTAACCAATTTATCTTCTGCCTAGGGATCAATTCAAATGAACATTAAATACAGCTCTGTACGTGTTCATGGTGGAATAGAAACGAGGCGTCGCTATCATCTCCCCCTGTGTCATTTTATCGCCTTGTGAGAAGGAAGGAGGTGTTGAGGCTCTTACCTGTCCGGTCTCTCCTGGGAAGGAGCCGGGGATATCCTGTACTGACCTCCGCCTAAGGTCACAGGTGCctagagagagtaagagagcgACAGAATGGAGAACATCGAGTGAGTCTGGAGGCTACACGCTTGTCTGGGTTCTTGTCCCTGAGCAGGACTacgaggagtgtgtgtgtgtgtgtgacacagggACAGCTGCACAGAATTACCCCCTGCCTCCCAGCACGCTGGCATGTCATCAGCACAGGCTCATACGTGGCCCAAACGTGCCCCGATTCCACACCAGTAAaaactctctcttacacacacacacaccccaccatgGACACCTTTGCTCACGTTGGTAAAGCAGCTTCTGTCATGAAACAGCATCAGTGGACTGTCTTCTGGTAGATCAGAAGAGGAACAGACAAGAGCTGTATTACCAAAGCGTCCTACCAAAAATAGTCAAAGGAGAAGTAGgtagcccacacacacacacacacacacacacacacacacacacacacacacacggccctTCTCTTAACTGGAGAGTCAGCATCCTACAATCTGTGTTTAATGAGTCAAACAGTGAAAATACTGCATGAGTAATTCGTAAACTCTCattaatgaaattattaaaGGCTAGAAAAATTTAATTTCGGTTCCTTTTACCTAAGATTCAGTAACTGACAAAGACACAGCTGGAATAGAAGAACACAGCTGGAATAGAAGAAGAACACAGCTGTATAGGGGACACATTCTACTGGAAAGgtcagaaggaaggaagtaaatatatatatatgtatatacacacacacatacatgagaaataaaataaaagatcaaTAAATATTGGATGAAAAAATGgggacaaaagaaagaaagagacaaaaagaaagacatgcagacagaaagacacagaaagaaagaaagacatgcagacagaaagaaagaaagaaagaaagaaagaaagaaagaaagaaagaaagaaagaacaaggaaaataaggagaaagaaagaaaaaacaaacaaggaaaataaggagaaagaaagaaggaaagagacagaaagaaagaaaaagaacaaggaAATTGAGGAGAAAGAAGgtaagaaagaaggaaagaaagaaagagcaaggaaactgaggagaaagaaaggaagaaagaaggaaataaagacagacaggcagtgagacagacagacaaagacatacagacagaaagacaaagaaagaaagaaagaaagaaagaaagaaagaaagaaagaaagaaagaaagaaagaaagacagacagacaggcagtcaggcagaaagaaagagagagagagatagacagacagacagaaataaagagagatagagagacagagagacagacagacagaaaaacaaatagacagacagacagccagaaaGAAATTAACCAAGCAAAAGAAGAAGAGTAATAAAGGAGTGTGCAGTAGTGCTGTATTCTcagtgtggaagtgtgtgtgtgggatttcAGACTGCAGGACAGTGGGTTTGTTGTGCTTGTGGGTAAAAAtgactgaactgaacactggACACATTCCCACCTTCACAGTAAAGAGTGGATGAAGCACAGAGATGACCGCAAGAACAGGAAGGAAACACTAGAATCTTCACTACACCTCAGTAACAGTGGCCTTTCCCTTATTTCTCCCTATTCATCCTTCAGGGTCGTGATTTCTTTCACTTATTAACACGAGAGCAGATAATGACGAGTCTTCGGTGCGAGAGGAATGAATGTAACGTGCAGAGGTAATAAAGGTGAAGtgctctctgttctcctctctcctccatgCTTCTCTCAGACCTGGATCAAGTGCTGCTACTGAACAGATGACAGAAAAATGGGTGTGGAATCATGACGAAGGAACACTTACAACTCTGAAGAGTAAAACTGACTGTACGGCTTTGGGTGTGAATTAAGAACGTTAGCGCTATGCTAAAACCCATGTCTATATGAGCGTATATACGCGAATCAGACACACAAAAGACCAAGCAGCAGCAGAGGAgtctgattactgatcagattCTTCATGACTACATGCTTCAGCGTACGTGATTCTGAGGCGACGTTCTCACGTGAGCATATGTGACGCTGTATAGACACTAATCGAGCTCAAAATGGAAGGAATGAACCTGTTGGACACGCCTTGTAAGGTCGTTTGGAATGACCGATCATACGGCTCTCGTTGAACGTCGTATCCGCACGAAGTACGCTGAAGCCAACAGCATATTGTAATAAAAGCCACTTCCTTTAAAGCGCTCCTTGTGAATGGATGATCATCACGAACAAAGGGGAAAAAGGAAATCAGCATATAAAACTGTCTGTCAGCAACAAACTCAAACATGAAGCAATAAAAAGTGAGCAATCACATCCATTACAGCCAaatagaggggggaaaaaaggacaaaGAGATCAGACAGAGAACCTGTAGGTGCTACTCCAGGACTTAATCCAACACAGCAggctttttaatgatttattctgataatcatCAGCAAATTGGCTGTTGACTTCTTGGTGAATAAAGAATACGCCTGTGTGGATTTTTTACGTCCTGGAGCGTCAGCCTCGGTTCTCCAGACATCCACACTGCTCTGATCGAGTCAGAACTCCAAGCCCAGGGGGGGACAGGATGACAGGAAACAGCAAGGCACGGCTCCGAGTACCTGTGACGACGATCTCTGGAATGTCCAGAATGGTGCCGTGTGACGCTGTTTTGCGGTGGCCTCGTTTATACTGCGGCCTCGCTgcaaaaacacatacatataGAGCAGCgtacacagacatgcagactgaactcacacacctacattagCAAGCCGATGTACGAGACACGTTAGTCAGACGAGGCGCATACGTCCGGGAGCAGACGGGACACATGCAGACATGCGACAAAGGCAGCCATGCGGCGTGGGAGCCGTGCAGGAGGAGGGCGATGGAGAGTCTGTGCTCCGTCATAGCtgctgtgtgcttgtgtgaacCTTTGCCGACAGTGCTGGTGCTGTAACATTCTTAAAGAAATTTCAACCTAGCAGCTAACCCTTTCGCGGACAGCTGCTGAAATCcatcaataaatatttattattcatttacaggAAGCTTGAAGACCACTGCAGAGGATTTGGAGCCTGTCCTGGGAACATTCGGTGCCTGGTACACACTTGGGTGGGATTTAGAGCTAAACAAACTaccggagaaccctgaggaacccGAGTGCTAGGATGCACATGACCAGACATGCACTGATTGATGGAATTCAACAACTGCTCTCAGGAAACAGAAGCAGGTGAACAGAGTACTGTCTCAAGGACTAGTTGTCATTAGTGCATCATAATAAATGAGCTACAGGTTAGAAATGAAGGTtagaaaccaaaacaaacaaacaaataaataaataaatgtgacgCTTAAAAATCTCTAGCGGTTGTCTTTCAGAAATGCTAATAAATGAAACTGTGAGTTAATAGTCAGAAATCGGATTTCTTTCCTAAGATTCTGAAAATTCTGTTTGCTAGAAAGGAAATATTAAACCAGTGATTTCTTGTAAAAGGTGTGTataactgtatgtgtgtgtgtgtgttacctgaagAGAAGGGCATCTTGTCATCTTGTCTGAGCTCTGAGAGGTCGGCGCTCATTCGTTTGCTGTCGGATGAAGGCAGGCAGTGTGTTCTTCCTGACAGACTCTCAACGCTGCCCCCTCTTGACAGAGGAAGCCCAGGCCTCAGTGGATCAGCCtacacgagcacacacacacactttatacatcGACATGAACTTGTTGGAATGAGACAATTGTTTATAATCCCTTAAAGTCCTGCCTTTGGTTTGAAAGGTGCAAATTTCTCGATGGTCTTGATGGTGTCGTTGGTGCCGGCCGGCGTGCCGTGATCCATGCTGCCGTCGTTCTTGTTGCTCATGCTGGGGTACGAGCCTGAGGCACAAAACAGGTACATGGGTAtgaacaaacactgacattTCAAACCTCAGCTTTACTGTGCTCTGTTtttctgcttattattattatatgcattATTAAATAGATACGAATTATAGTATGTGAActgttatatacactgatcaggcataacattatgaccagtgccaggtgacgtgaatatcactgatgatctcctcatcatggcacctgttagtgggtgggatatattaggcagcaagtgaacattttgtcctaaaagttgatgtgttagaagcaggaaaaatgggcaagcgtaaggatttgagcgagtttgatgaagggccagattgtgatggctagaccactggatcagggcatctccaaaactgcagctcttgtggggtgttcccggtctgcagtggtcagtaactATCAACagtatcctttaaatcctcatggaggccccacttcacaacttacaggacttaaaggatctgctgctaacatctgggtgccagataccacagcacaccttcagggatctagtggagtccatgcttcgacGGGGCAGGGCAGCAAAACggcgaccaacacaatattaggtaagtggtcataatgttatgcctgaataAATAACTAACCATCTTAAATGCTTTACAAGCATacaagcttcttttttttttttaaaggatacGCATGTATTGTACCTTAATGGAGTCCCGGTTGCAGAAGCAATGTAAATGATCAAGACAAATCTGGACAGATATTGAAAACTTTGAGACAAACTAACACAGCTAATGCAACATGTCCTGCTGCTCCTCGGCGTGATGATTATCTGGCAGCACCTACAGAGTAATGATATCACGGAGAGTTGTTTCTATGCCTTGATGTAATTTTCCGCTGATGTGTATTAGCGGTGGGAATCTCTAAAAGGATCTCGACATCCAATTTGAGTTTAATTCTAGGTGGCGTGATCGTGATTGTAAGGCGACTCCCTGTGCATTGCAAAGTTTGGTTCGATCTTCACAGGTTATCCCTCGTCAGTATGAAAGCTTGTTTCTTTTAAAACTTGTCTTTGCCCGTTGGAATTATCTGTACCTGTGCTGGTGGCAGAATTACTCTGGCCTTCATCTGAATATTGATATGGGTACTGCAGAGGCTCTTCTGATCCAGGGAaatactgcagagagagagagagagagagaggagatgaatAGACAGATGGAGTAGGTGTGAAGTGAGTAAGTACATGAGAACAGACACACGACAGCATCTCAAGCAGCTTCTTGACATGACGAGAGCTGTGTGCTTCCACGTACCTTCATCAGGTGGGTCATGATTTTGACTATCTCCTCCATCGAAGGCCGCTGTGAGGGATCTTTGGACCAACAGCGTGTCATCAGAATCTCTATGGGCTTGGGCAGATTCTTAATGAGAGGAGGACGAGTTCCTGAGAACGACAATCAATAAAAGATTAAATACATTACAGTTAACATGTCTTGTCACAAACTACCGGAAATTCATTCACAGACTGGAtatttgcattaaaaataacCTATACATACACTGAGTTGCCATTATATTAGGAACACTAGAAATATAAATGCACTATTTTATCAGctttaaaacaaatttaataaataaataaatcatcaatGGGAAtaatttgttattattgtgGGAATAATTTAATCTCGCTGAATACTAAATTAAACTAAACTCGCTAAATACGAGATTAAAAGTGCATTGTACTAGTATCTATGCAAGTACTCTAGCACCCATCACTATCACCTGTATAGTAGGTGTACCTTATAAAATGGCAACTCAGTGCATCTCTATAGCTGTATACTGAATCACATCCTTATGCACTGTCTTACACCACTGTGTAGTATATATAATGCGAGTCAGACTAAATATTTCAAGAGCACTCAATGACACccgaacaaaaaaacaaagtgtggaatgttggacgcTT
This DNA window, taken from Hemibagrus wyckioides isolate EC202008001 linkage group LG06, SWU_Hwy_1.0, whole genome shotgun sequence, encodes the following:
- the map3k7 gene encoding mitogen-activated protein kinase kinase kinase 7 isoform X4, translated to MSVPSAEMLETPPGYPFEEINYADIEVEEVVGRGAFGVVCKAKWKGKDVAIKTIESESERNAFSVELRQLSRVNHPNIVKLYGSCQSPVCLVMEYAEGGSLYNVLHGAEPLPHYTASHAMSWCMQCAQGVSYLHGMKPKALIHRDLKPPNLLLIAGGTVLKICDFGTACDIQTHMTNNKGSAAWMAPEVFEGSNYSEKCDVFSWGIILWEVITRRKPFDEIGGPAFRIMWAVHRGTRPPLIKNLPKPIEILMTRCWSKDPSQRPSMEEIVKIMTHLMKYFPGSEEPLQYPYQYSDEGQSNSATSTGSYPSMSNKNDGSMDHGTPAGTNDTIKTIEKFAPFKPKADPLRPGLPLSRGGSVESLSGRTHCLPSSDSKRMSADLSELRQDDKMPFSSGTCDLRRRSVQDIPGSFPGETGQDSRNSSRSSSPSIRITPDKNRCYNFSPDDPTDTNGSDNSIPMAYLTLDHQLQPLAPCPNSKESMAVFEQHCKMAQEYLKVQTEIALLIQRKNELIAELDQDEKDQQNTSRLVQEHKKLLEENKSLSTYFQQCKKQLELIRAQQQKRQGTS
- the map3k7 gene encoding mitogen-activated protein kinase kinase kinase 7 isoform X3, which produces MSVPSAEMLETPPGYPFEEINYADIEVEEVVGRGAFGVVCKAKWKGKDVAIKTIESESERNAFSVELRQLSRVNHPNIVKLYGSCQSPVSPVCLVMEYAEGGSLYNVLHGAEPLPHYTASHAMSWCMQCAQGVSYLHGMKPKALIHRDLKPPNLLLIAGGTVLKICDFGTACDIQTHMTNNKGSAAWMAPEVFEGSNYSEKCDVFSWGIILWEVITRRKPFDEIGGPAFRIMWAVHRGTRPPLIKNLPKPIEILMTRCWSKDPSQRPSMEEIVKIMTHLMKYFPGSEEPLQYPYQYSDEGQSNSATSTGSYPSMSNKNDGSMDHGTPAGTNDTIKTIEKFAPFKPKADPLRPGLPLSRGGSVESLSGRTHCLPSSDSKRMSADLSELRQDDKMPFSSGTCDLRRRSVQDIPGSFPGETGQDSRNSSRSSSPSIRITPDKNRCYNFSPDDPTDTNGSDNSIPMAYLTLDHQLQPLAPCPNSKESMAVFEQHCKMAQEYLKVQTEIALLIQRKNELIAELDQDEKDQQNTSRLVQEHKKLLEENKSLSTYFQQCKKQLELIRAQQQKRQGTS
- the map3k7 gene encoding mitogen-activated protein kinase kinase kinase 7 isoform X2, with translation MSVPSAEMLETPPGYPFEEINYADIEVEEVVGRGAFGVVCKAKWKGKDVAIKTIESESERNAFSVELRQLSRVNHPNIVKLYGSCQSPVCLVMEYAEGGSLYNVLHGAEPLPHYTASHAMSWCMQCAQGVSYLHGMKPKALIHRDLKPPNLLLIAGGTVLKICDFGTACDIQTHMTNNKGSAAWMAPEVFEGSNYSEKCDVFSWGIILWEVITRRKPFDEIGGPAFRIMWAVHRGTRPPLIKNLPKPIEILMTRCWSKDPSQRPSMEEIVKIMTHLMKYFPGSEEPLQYPYQYSDEGQSNSATSTGSYPSMSNKNDGSMDHGTPAGTNDTIKTIEKFAPFKPKADPLRPGLPLSRGGSVESLSGRTHCLPSSDSKRMSADLSELRQDDKMPFSSARPQYKRGHRKTASHGTILDIPEIVVTGTCDLRRRSVQDIPGSFPGETGQDSRNSSRSSSPSIRITPDKNRCYNFSPDDPTDTNGSDNSIPMAYLTLDHQLQPLAPCPNSKESMAVFEQHCKMAQEYLKVQTEIALLIQRKNELIAELDQDEKDQQNTSRLVQEHKKLLEENKSLSTYFQQCKKQLELIRAQQQKRQGTS
- the map3k7 gene encoding mitogen-activated protein kinase kinase kinase 7 isoform X1, with amino-acid sequence MSVPSAEMLETPPGYPFEEINYADIEVEEVVGRGAFGVVCKAKWKGKDVAIKTIESESERNAFSVELRQLSRVNHPNIVKLYGSCQSPVSPVCLVMEYAEGGSLYNVLHGAEPLPHYTASHAMSWCMQCAQGVSYLHGMKPKALIHRDLKPPNLLLIAGGTVLKICDFGTACDIQTHMTNNKGSAAWMAPEVFEGSNYSEKCDVFSWGIILWEVITRRKPFDEIGGPAFRIMWAVHRGTRPPLIKNLPKPIEILMTRCWSKDPSQRPSMEEIVKIMTHLMKYFPGSEEPLQYPYQYSDEGQSNSATSTGSYPSMSNKNDGSMDHGTPAGTNDTIKTIEKFAPFKPKADPLRPGLPLSRGGSVESLSGRTHCLPSSDSKRMSADLSELRQDDKMPFSSARPQYKRGHRKTASHGTILDIPEIVVTGTCDLRRRSVQDIPGSFPGETGQDSRNSSRSSSPSIRITPDKNRCYNFSPDDPTDTNGSDNSIPMAYLTLDHQLQPLAPCPNSKESMAVFEQHCKMAQEYLKVQTEIALLIQRKNELIAELDQDEKDQQNTSRLVQEHKKLLEENKSLSTYFQQCKKQLELIRAQQQKRQGTS